The DNA region CCGAGCAACGTTTGCCTCCTACGTATTACCGCGGCTGCTGGCACGTAGTTAGCCGAGGCTTACATTATCTACTGTCACTCATTCTTCGATAATTTCCGAGGTTTACAACCCGAAGGCCTTCATCCCTCACGCGATGTCGCTCCATCAGACTTTCGTCCATTGTGGAAGATTCTCAGCTGCTGCCTCCCGTAGGAGTCTGGGCCGTATCTCAGTCCCAATGTGGCCGGTCACCCTCTCAGGTCGGCTACCTATCGTAGCTTTGGTAGGCCATTACCCTACCAACAGGCTAATAGGCCGCAGGCTCATCGTGAAGCGAAAAAACTTTCCTCTACTCTACTTATGTAGCAAGAGTATATGCGGTATTAGTCCATGTTTCCATGGGTTATCCCCCACTTCACGGCAGATTACCTACGTGTTACTCACCAGTTCGCCGCTAACTTATCCAGTTGCCCGAATAAGCCCGCTCGACTTGCATGCTTAAGACGCATCGCCAACGTTCGCTCTGAGCCAGAATCAAACTCTCCATACTCACTTTTCAGTGAATCGTTTTCGATTCTTTATTTTATCACTTTACTAAGTGATGATTTACTTTTTGCAAAGAAATTGTTACTTATTGTAACGCGTTTAGGTCTCCGAACTTAATTAAAAGTTCGTTTACACCAGTTGTGTTTTGTTTTATTAAACTAGCTTCTGCTATCCATATTTCAAAGAACTTTTGTTTCAAGCGATTTTTTTATTTCTCATCGTTTGTTTTATTATTATAGCATGAGTGCGATAAATAGCAATAGGTTTTAAGGCTAATTTTTTGAATTTTTTTATCTTTTTCCATAAATCAGCCTATTTACACTACATTTTATACATATTTTTAAACCCAAATTCCTAAAACTAAAAATTAACCCCAAATTCAACTCAAATTCCACCCAAAATTCTTCTAAAAATACTGATTATCAGGAAAAAATTAACTTCTAAAATCATTTTTAACGCATATTTACCAAAATAAATTGATAAAAATTTAATAATTATAAATTTTTTTCATAAGCTTGATTTTATATCAATTCTAATGTATTATATTATCCTATAATAATCGGAGAAGTATTTTGGAAACAATGTTAGATATCATAAATAAGGTACAATTAGAGAGTATCAAAAATTTAGACAAGGATACTTTTATATCAATAGCTAATTTATGCTCATTTATTCCAAAATCTATAACAGAAAACAACAAATGGAAAAAACTTCCTCTATCAGCTAAAGAAGTATATAGAGTTTTAGTTGCTAATTATGACTACGAAAATGGTATAGCAAAAACTACTCATTCTCAAATGCTTAATGAAGCTGGAATTGGAGGAAACGCTACTATAGTAAAATCTTTGGATACTCTAGAAGAAAACAATTTTATTACTAGAGTTGAATCTAAAGTAAAAAGCCATTATTATCTTATGCCATATCAAGAAAAGTTTTTTGCTGATATGTGCCGTTTTAGTCCTAGAGATTTTTCTGTACTATACACAATAAACAAAAAAGTTAAAAAAGAACAGCAAGTTAAACAAGCTATAGATAAATTATTCTTCAAAGTTTGTTATAATTTAAGTTGTCTTGGTATAGATAATCCGCAGAAAATAATAGAAAAATACTCTTCTGATGGAAACAAATTAAGAATAATACTTTTTATGGCTGATTCGGTTTATATAGTTAAGAAATATAATTTAAATGATAGCAATATAGACCTAAATAAATATCTTATAGATTTATTAAAAAAAGGAAACATTAGAGAAAACATATTTGATAATGACAAAATGAATACTATAAGAAATATAATTATAAAAAATAAACAAAATATTACAGAGTAAAAATATGGCAACAAAAAAAACAACAAATAAAGAAGAAGCAAAAAAATCTACTGCAGCTAAAAAAACTACTACAGCAAAAAAAACTGCTAATAAAGAAACATCAGCTAAAGAAAACAAAAAAAGAAAACTGCTGCTGTTAAAAAAACTGCTTCAACTGTTAAAAAGACTGATACTAAAGAAGCACCTAAAAAAACTAGAAGCATCTGTAAAAAAGACTAGCACAGTAAAAAAAACAACAACATCTGCTGCTAATAAAGAAACATCAGCTAAAACAACACTTACAACCAAAAAAGCTGCTGATTCAAGCATAAAAAAAACAGACGCTAAAGATACAACTAAAAAAACTGCTGCAGAAACAAAAAAAACAGTAACACCCCTAACTTCTTTAAAAAAAGACAATACACAAAAAACAATAGATAATATTTTCAAAAAAATGGCTACTAAAGATGATTCTGCTGATAAATCTTCAAAAACATCAAAAGAAACAGCATTTATTCCATTAAGAACATCATCAACTATAAGAAAAATAGAGCCAATAAAAACAACTGAAAAACCTTCAGAAAGAGAATCTATTACATTACTAAAAGAAGCTATAAGAGCTAAATCTAAAAATGTTTCAAAGCCAATAGTTGCAAAAAAACATTTAGTAGTAACAGATGATAAAATAGAAGAGGAAACAAATAAAGAAGTTGATAATAATATAAAAAGCAATGAAAATATCTTTAACAAAACAAGTGATATAGTAAATAATGTACTTAATAAAAAAGAAAATGATATAATTCTTAAAGAAAATACTGATAAGCCTCAAACTTTAGAAGAAGTTGTAAAAAAATATAACTTTGATTCATTTGATAAATACAAAGAAGATGAAAATAAAGACAAAGAAACTGAAGAGATAAAAGAAGAATTAGAAAAAATAAAAAATGATATTGACGGTATAGAAACAAAAACTGAAATAGAAGAGCCAAAAAAAGAAAGAAACAAAAGAAAAAGTAACTTACACTAAAGGCGATATATTTAAAAATAAAAAAGTTGTGCTTCCTACAACTATACAGCAAATATCTAATGAAGAGCCAACATTCAATCAAGAAGAAATGGATAAAGCAATAGAAAATGCTGTAGAAATAGATGATGATACTCCAGTGGAAGCTTATCAAAATTATTCAAACAAAAAATTAAAAGAATTAGAAGAAAAAGATATTAAAATTATAGAAACTGAAGAAGAATTAAAAACATCTACTGTTATACCTGAAATAGAAAAGAAACCTGTAGAACCTTACAAAGTTCCAGAGCATTCTATTGAAAATGATGAGAAAAAATCAAATAAGCTTATACCAATCATAGGTATTATAATTATAATATTAGGTTTATCATTCTTAGGTTTCCAATTCTTAACTTCTAAAAATGATAACAATGATGATGGATTTTATAATATAGTTACAAATGAAAATGTATTAAGCAATGAAAATATTAATGAAATGACTAATGATTATGATGATTTATCTGATATATCAAATATAAACGCTATAAGCAGCAATCAAAATAATCTTATAAGTAACCAAAACAACAACGCAAATAAAATTACTAATAACATTGTAACTAATAATACACCTACTAACAATATTGTTACTAATAATCAAATAAACAAAATAACAAATGATACTCAAGCAAAAACAAATAATATTCAAACAAACACAGCAGTAGTAAAAACAAACACAATTAACACAAATGTAAACCCTCCAAAAGAGCCTGAATTGCCTAATCCTCCTGTAATACCAGACCCTCCTACTCCGCCTGCAACACAAAATAATAATACTCAAAACAATACTGTTTCATATATAGACGGAAATGTATATAAAACTAAATGGACAGATACTTTAACTTCTATTGCTACAAAAGAGCTTGGAGATGCTAGAAAATGGCCTATGATATTTGCTGCTAATGATAATATATTTACAGACCCTGATAAAATAGTATTTAATGTAAATATAAAAATACCTAATGACGGCAAAAAAAAAATTGAAGATATGAATCAAACTGAAAAAAAAATTTATATGATGCTTATATGAAAGTGGCTGATAGATATATTGAACTTGGAAAAACTAATATGGCTAATATAGTAAGAAACGCTGCTAATAATATAAAATAATGAAAAAAACTAAAAAGAAAAATGATATATTAGAATTCTCTTGTACAGGCTGCGGATTATGCTGTAAAGAAAATGGATATGTATATTTTTCTTTAGAAGATATAAAAAAAGCTTCAGATTATTTAAATATCAATCCTCTTGTGTTTATAAGTAAATATTTAAAACATAGCTATTCATTAGAATATCATATAAAAGTTGATGAAGAAAATAGATGTCCTTTTTTAGATGAAAATGATAAATGTATTATACATGATGCAAAGCCGAAACAGTGCCGTACTTTTCCTTATTGGAATGAATATACTGATAAAAATGGAAATTTGATATCTGGAAAATTCAATAGACCTTGTCCTGGCGTTAGAGTAAAAAATAAGAAATAATGTGAAATTTATAAAAAAATAGTGGTTTTATTTTTTTATAAAATATTATATACTAGAATTACACACAATTATTATAATTTAAGGAAAATTAATAAATATGCCTGAAGAATTAAATATAGATAAATATGTCGTTCTTACTATAGATGAAATAAAAGAAATTAAAGATAATCTAATAGCACATAATATACCATTATTTAGAATGGATAAAGAAAACAATATAATAGCTTTTCCAACAGAGCAGTTAAGTCTTATTGTAGATAATCCAAAATATTCTAATGTTAAATTATATGCCCCAAAAACTTTTTCTCATTTTATAAATGAGTTTAAATTATTAAACACAAACTCTGCAGCAACATATATAGAAACTAATAAATATGTATTTCAAACTCCAAAGGAAGCTGCTGAAGAGATGAGCAGAAAAATATCTGAAATCTCTAAAATGAGCTATAATGAAAAAGTAAATATAATTGAAACTTATAATAAAGAATTAAAAGAAATTAAAGTTGATGAGAAACATACAATAAACAGAAACACAGCTCAGCAGATAGTAGACGCTGGTAATGATGTTGGGCTTATTGCCAAAGTTACTATGTTTGAAAGTATCAAAAAAATTAAAGGAAATGAGATTACACAAGACCAGGCAAAATTAGAGAATCAGGAAATTAATGATACTACTACTTCTTTGGTAAACACAATAGTTAATATGCTTTCAAAAAATTTAGAAACACAGAAAGTTTTTACAGAATTAAGAAATTTCTCTGACGGCGGTGTAATGGCTCACTCAAATAGGGTTTTTGTCTCTTATGTAAATTTTCTTGCCTTTTATAACAATCTCATAAAAAGAAGAAATTTAATACATAGCATAAGAACATCTTTTCCTACAGTGTATAAAAAATATTATGAGAATATGACTTCTTCTTCAGAAAAATACAGAATATACGAAGACTTTAGAACTCTTGAAGACTGTATTGATAATGGTATGCGTTTTGTAGAAGAAAAAGAGATGAACTTATATTCTATTGGTGCTTTGCTTCATGATATAGGAAAAGTAAAAGATTTGGATTATTTTGAGGGTGAATCTGGAAGAGATTATGAGAGAATAAAAAAACATTTATTTAATAGCTACACTCTTGTAAGCCAAACTTCTGAATATTCTCTTGAGGTTATTTTAACTGTTGCTTTGCATCATGAATATTATGGGCTTGGTTATGGACCTTATGAGCGTTTATACAAATTAAAATTAGAGAAAGTTCCTAGCTTTCAGATACCAAGAATAATGTCTTATGAGGCTAAAGTAATAGATGACTGAGATGCTTTTGCTTATTTCCCTGCTAAGATGCTTGAGATAATAGATGTATATGATGCTTTAATTGACCCTGCAAGAAAATACAGAGGAGGAAAAACTTTTACTCCTGAAGAAGCATTAAAGATTATGAAAGAAGATTTTATAGAAAAGCATGTTAAGTTAGACCCTATACTTTATGATGTATTTGTTGAGTTTTTAAGCAATTCTATAGAAAAAGATTTACTCTCTTCTAAGTTAGAAGCAACATATTAAAACTTTAATTTCTTTTTCTTTAAAAGAAGCTCTACTAAATATTTAAGCTCATATCTTGAATAATAATCTTTCACCATAGTAACGCCTCTCTTATTAAAAAAACTAAAATATTGATGCGTTTCTAATATGCTTATAAGTGATTTGAAATGTTCTTTATCTAATTTAAAACTATTTGAAACTTCTTCTATTGTGTATAATTTATCTTCATCTTGAAAATGTTTATTTAAAAAAATATTGGCTCTCTTTGATATTATTATTTTAGAAACTATATATTTTATAAGAAGGGTAAAAGCAAATAATATTAATAGATAATTAATCATGATGGAGTTTGATTAAATATTATTAAGTTCATAAATATTTCGCCAAGCTCTGTTTTGTAGCATATAGAAAGTATTTGGTCGTTTTCTCTTTCAAGCATAGATAATTGGTCACTCATTAATATTGCAGGAGGAGTCATATCCAAATCTATATGTTTAGTAGAAAGTTCATTTATTGCAGAACCAGCAACCATATTAACAAATTCTTTTATAGTTGAAATAAACATATCATCTATAACAGTAATAGATTCCATATTAAGAGCAGAAGCTAACTTGAAAGCAGTAGCCTTACTCATATTAAACATAAGTCTTCCGCTTAAATCTCCATTAATACCAATAAAAACTATAACCCCGCCAACATGATTAGCATTTCTATGTATTTTTATACTACCCTTACCAACATTAGAATTAAAATAACTCTTTAATATAACAACTGTACCCTTACTAAAAGCGTTTACAACATCTAAATCAAACATATTTTATTTACCTACAATAATATTTATATATAATAATATCGGAAATTATTTAATATTTTTTTATAAAAATAAACTCATATATAAATAATAGTATATTAATAATATTTAATTTATCAAGTAGAGTAATATTTTTTAAATTCTTGACATTATGTAAAAATTGTAATATTATATTTTTATACCAAAATAGGTATATAAAATAAAAACAATCAACTTTTATTATATATTAGGAGCAACAATATGAGAGTTTATGATTTAAGAACAGACACAATAACAAAGCCTAGCGATGAAATGCGTAAAGCAATATATAAAGCAGAATGCGGTGATGATGTTTATATGGAAGACCCTACAGTAAATAAACTTCAAGACATGGCAGCAGAAATTACAGGAAAAGAAAAAGCAATATTTGTTTCAAGCGGTACTATGGGTAATTTAATACCTTTATTAATATTATCTTCAAAAACAAGACAAATACTTTTGGAAGAAGAATCTCATATTGTACATTATGAACTTGGAGGAGTAGCTGCATTGGCTGGTGTTTTGCCTTTACCAGTAAAAGCTAAAAGAGGAATATTAACAAAATCTATAATAGAAGATTATTTTTCTCCTCAGCCTTATTATATGTCTAATGTAAATATAGTAGAAGTTGAAAACAGTCATAATAGACATGGGGGAAGCGTATACCCAATAGAGGTTTTAAAAGAATTATATAGTTTTACAAAATCAAAAAACGTGCATATGCATATGGACGGAGCGAGAGTATTTAATGCTTCTATTGCTTCAAAAGCTTCTGTAAAAGAAATAGCTTCTAATACAGATTCTATCACATTTTGTTTGTCAAAAGGACTCGGTGCACCTATGGGAGCTATGTTATGCGGAAAAAAAGAGTTTATAGATGAGGCTTTCAAAATTAGAAAGTTAATAGGAGGCGGATTAAGACAGATTGGTTTGATGGCTGCTGCTGGAATATATGCTTTAGAAAATAATATAGGCTCATTAGAAGAAGACCATATAAAGGCAAAAAAAATAGCTTCTGCTGTAATTGAATCAAAATTGGGTGAGTTGAGTTTAGATGAAGTTGAAACTAATATTGTTATAGCAAAAACACAAAAGAAATCAATAGAATTGGTAAATAAACTTTTGGAAAAAGGAATAAAAGCAAGTTCTTTTGGTGATTATAAATTAAGGTTTGTAACTCATAGAGATATTAGCATGAAAGAAGTTGAAGAAGCTTGTGATATAATAAAAAGCTTTAAAAATAATATTTAAAAACAATATTAAATAAAAAATAATCACAAAAAGTTTAAAAAAATATTACTAAAATTATTAAAAACAATTATAAATCTATTGACTTTTTAATTATTTTGAATATAATATATTACTATGAAAGGTAATATTATTTTAAATACAAATAATTTTCTAGCTTATTACTTTAAGTCTTTTTATTATTTTGGCGTTTAAAGCGCCAGAGTATCTTTTTTTAAACAACCACACACAAATACATTTTAATTTAATAAACAAAACAAAAACATTATTATAAAGCATAATGCTTAATATTATTGTAAAAAATAAATTATATTTTAAGGAGAAAAATCATGATTATCGTAATGAAGGCTAATGCCAAAGAAGAACAAGTTAATAATATAACAGATAGATTAACAAATTTAGGACTTGGTACAAATAAAATCGTAGGAGTAGACTGCACAGTTATAGGTATTGTAGGAGATACTTCAAAAGTAGATAAAGAATTAATAGCAACATTACCAGGTGTAGATAAAGTATTAAAAGTACAAGAACCATTCAAAAGAGCAAACAGAGCATTCAAAAAAGAAGACACTATAGTAGATGTTAGTGGAGTAAAAATAGGCGGAGAAAAACCAGTAATTATAGCAGGACCTTGTTCTGTAGAAAGTGAAGAGCAAGTAATAAATATAGCAAAAAGTGTAAAAGCATCAGGAGCTTCAATACTTAGAGGAGGAGCTTTCAAACCTAGAACTTCCCCTTATGCATTCCAAGGTTTGGCACTTGACGGACTTAAAATATTAAAACTAGCAAAAGAAGAAGTAGGCATTCCTATTGTAAGTGAGATAGTATCTATAAGACACTTAGAAGATTTTGAAAACACTGTTGATATGATTCAAATAGGTGCTAGAAACATGCAGAACTTTGAACTTTTAAAAGAGGTTGGTAAATTAAAAAAGCCAATACTTTTAAAAAGGGGATTAGCTAACACTATGGAAGAATGGCTTATGAGTGCTGAATATATATTAGATAAAGGCAATCCTAATGTAGTGTTGTGTGAGAGAGGTATAAGAACATTTGAAACATATACAAGAAACACTTTCGATGTATCAGCTATACCAGTGATAAAAAGAATGAGCCACTTACCAGTTATAGGCGACCCTTCACATGCAAGCGGAAGAGCTTGGATGGCACTTCCTTTAACTCTTGCAGCAATTTCTGCAGGTGCTGACGGCATGATTATAGAAGTACATAATGACCCAGAGCATGCTTTATGCGATGGAGCACAATCTATAAGACCAGAAACATTTGCAGATGTAATGGAATCTGTTAATATGATTAGCGAAACAGTATCCAAAATAAAAGCAAAACACAACGGAAGAGTTTATACAAAATAAAATATTTTAATTAAATGATAATAAGTGATAATAAGCGATAATACAATATGTACTATCGCTTATTTTTTATAATTATTTTAAAACTTTAAAATATTAATATAATTCTGTATTTGCACTTTTCACGAAGCATACCCGTAGGGTAAAAACTTTTATGAAGTCCGCAGAGCGTATCGGCGGTAAAAGTTGAATAAAATAAAAATTAATGTCAAAAAAATATTTTTTAAATAAAAATTTTTGCAGGGCTTTGCCCCGCACCCCACTTCTTTTGGTGACCCAAAGAAGCAAAAGGACTGCATTTTTATGAAGTAGAATTTAGATATAGTTAAAAAATAGAATATGTTATTTACATATTTCTTAGATATAAAACTGAAATATTTTGCACTTTTCGCAAAGCGTACCCGTAGGGTAAAAACTTTGACGAAGTCCGCACCGCGAAGGCGGGAAAAAGTTGAAGAAAATAAAAACTTATATAGAAAAATATAGTTGCTTGAGTATAAATAAAAAAGCGATAATACAATCCGTACTATCGCTTTTTATATCATCAATATGATTTTTTTATCAAACTGTAATTTGCATTACATCTTCTTCTTTAGCTGAAGAATCTATATCATTATCATTACTCATATCACCGATTTCTTTGTTGTAAACATGTAATTTATTATAAAGTTTAACACCAGTACCAGCAGGTATAAGATGTCCGATAATAACGTTTTCTTTTAATCCAAGCAACTTATCAACTTTACCTTTAATAGCAGCATTAGTCAATACTTTAGTAGTCTCTTGGAATGAAGCAGAAGATATAAAGCTTTCAGTATTAAGAGCAGCTTTAGTTAAACCAAGAAGTACAGGCTTACCGCTTGCAGGAGAACCGCCAGCCTCTTCATAACGTCTGTTTTCTTCTTCAAACTCATACTTATCAACATACTGACCAACAATATATTTAGTATCACCTGGGTCAATAATCTCAAGTCTTCTAAGCATCTGTCTAATAATTAAAGCGAAGTGCTTGTCGTTAATACCTACACCCTGCTTATTATAAACGCTCTGTATCTCTTCAAGCAAATAAGTTTGTAAAGCCAAATCACCCTGAGTTTCCAATATATCATGAGGGTTAATTTTACCGTCACATAATTGAGTACCAGTTTTAACATAGTCCCCATTTCTTACCAACAATTTTTTACCATGAGGAACTAAGTGTTTAGTTTCATCAAACTCGTTTCTAATTTTAACTACTTTTTTACCCTTATGAGAACCGCCAATTTCAACCTCACCGTCAATACCAGCAATAATAGCAGTATCTTTAGGTTTTTGAGCCTCAAGCAACTCTTGTACACGAGGCAAACCACCTGTAATGTCATTACTTTTCTGTTGTACACGAGTAGTTTTAGCTATAACCTCACCCACTTCAACTTTTTGGTTATTTTCAACCATAAGCTGAGCACCATTAGGTATATCAGTTTCAAAAATATCATCACCATCAACAATGAGTATTTTTGGCTGCATACTAGCATCTTTAAACTCTTGAATAATCTTAGTAACGTTACCAGTTTGTTCGTCTATAGCCTCAACCATAGTTCTACCAGTAATGATGTCTTGATATCTTACTATACCAGCTTTTTCAGATATTATAGGTTCATTATAACCATCGAAGCTAGCAATTACTGTATTAGCATCAATAAATACATTCTCATTAACTCTATATTCACTACCTACTTTAATAGGTATATTATGCTTAGCACCTGTAATCATTACATATTTGTTATCGCTAGTGATTTTCAAAGTACCATTATGTGTAGCTTTTATATCTTCACCATCTTTTGTAGTAGCAATAACGTCCCCTATAAGTACTTTTGCATTGTTTTCTTTTAATATATCTTTTATAGAGCTTTTTTCCCATTTGTTAAGTACACGTCTTATTAAAAGCTCACCATTTCTTGCTGTAATTTTAACACCATTAGGCTGTACAACATAGTTAGAGAACTGCTCAATATATATAGGGTAATTAAGCTTAACTTCATTTTCTTCAACAGACTGAGTAGCAACACCACCAATGTGGAATGTTCTCATTGTAAGCTGTGTACCAGGCTGACCAATACTTTGAGCTGCCACAACACCAACAGCCTCACCAATAGAAGCAAGTGTGTTAGTAGATAAGCTTCTACCATAACATTTCTGACAAACACCCATTCTGCTTTCACAAGTAAGAGGGTGTCTTATTCTTATTTTCTCTATACCAGCCTGCTCTATTCTATCAGCAATCTCTTCTGTAATTTCAGTATTAGCCTCACATATAAGCTCTTTAGTTTGAGGGTGATAAATATGTTCATTACTGAAGAAACCAACAACTCTCTCTTTTAATGATTTTTTAATCTCATCATATTCTTTAATAGGTTCAATCTCAATACCTTTAACAGTACCGCAGTCATGTTCTGAAACAACAACCCCAATAGCAACGTCAACCAATTTTCTAGTAAGATAACCAGCACTAGAAGTTTTTAATGCAGTATCAGCAAGACCTTTTCTAGCACCGTGAGTAGAGATAAAGTACTCTTGTACAGTAAGACCCTCTTTGAAGTTTGAAATAATAGGAAGCTCTATAATATCACCATTAGGCTTAGCCATAAGGCCTCTCATACTAGCAAGCTGTCTTATCTGCTGCTTAGAACCTCTAGCTCCAGACTCTGCCATTATGTATATAGGGTTAAATCCGTCTTGGTCTTGTCTCAAGTTATCCATCATAGCGTCGGTAATTCTACCCTCTACAGCAGTCCACAAGTCCTTTACCTTCTGGCTTCTCTCGTCATCAGTAATAATACCGTTCATGTACTGGTCTCTAAGCTGTTCTACCTGTTTAGTAGCCTCTTCAATTTCATGTTTTTTCATTGGAGGAATAAGTATATCAGATACAGATATTGTAGAACCAAATACAGTAGCACTTTGGTATCCAAGTTCTTTAATATCATCAAGCATATTAACAGTAATAGCAGTACCATGTTTTAAATATACTTCATGAATAAATTTAGCTAAATCTTTACTTCCGAAATCTCTGTTTTGGAATCTAAAGTCCTCAGGTATCACCTGATTAAACTTAATTCTTCCAACAGAAGTTTCAACAAATTTCTCTTCTCCGTTTTTATCTTTCATAAGAACTTTAATTCTAGCTTCAAGCTCAATCAAATTACTGTCATAAGCAAGTAAAGCATCTTCAGGAGAAGCAAATACTTTATTTTCACCCTTCATACCGCTTCTTAATTTAGTTAAATAACTAATACCAAGAACTATATCCTGAGTAGGATTAACAATAGGCTCACCGTTAGCAGGGTTTAATATGTTATGAGGAGCAAGCATTAAAGTCCAAGCTTCAATTTGTGATTCTGCAGAAAGCGGAGTGTGAACTGCCATCTGGTCACCGTCAAAGTCAGCGTTATAAGCGTGACAAACAAGTGGGTGAAGCTGAATTGCTTTTCCTTCAACAAGTACAGGTTCAAAAGCCTGAATACCAAGTCTGTGAAGTGTCGGAGCACGGTTTAAAAGAACTGGGTGCTCTTTAGCAATCTCTTCTAATACTCCCCAAACTTCTTCTCTGCCCTCTTCTACAAATCTTTTTGCAGATTTTATGTTATGAGCAGAATTAATCTCAACTAATTTTTTCATAATGAATGGCTTAAATAATTCTACAGCCATTTTTTTAGGAAGACCGCATTGATGCATTTTAAGTCTAGGACCAGCAACAATAACTGAACGGCCTGAATAGTCAACACGTTTACCTAAAAGGTTTTGACGGAAACGACCTTGCTTACCTTTTAACATATCTGAAAGTGATTTCAAAGCTCTGTTTCCAGGTCCTTTTACAACTTTTTTTCTCTTGCTGTTATCAAATAAAGCATCAACAGCCTCTTGAAGCATTCTTTTTTCGTTTCTTATAATGATATCAGGAGCTCTTAAAACTAATAATCTCCTTAAACG from Brachyspira pilosicoli P43/6/78 includes:
- a CDS encoding LysM peptidoglycan-binding domain-containing protein — translated: MLPTTIQQISNEEPTFNQEEMDKAIENAVEIDDDTPVEAYQNYSNKKLKELEEKDIKIIETEEELKTSTVIPEIEKKPVEPYKVPEHSIENDEKKSNKLIPIIGIIIIILGLSFLGFQFLTSKNDNNDDGFYNIVTNENVLSNENINEMTNDYDDLSDISNINAISSNQNNLISNQNNNANKITNNIVTNNTPTNNIVTNNQINKITNDTQAKTNNIQTNTAVVKTNTINTNVNPPKEPELPNPPVIPDPPTPPATQNNNTQNNTVSYIDGNVYKTKWTDTLTSIATKELGDARKWPMIFAANDNIFTDPDKIVFNVNIKIPNDGKKKIEDMNQTEKKIYMMLI
- a CDS encoding YkgJ family cysteine cluster protein, which translates into the protein MKKTKKKNDILEFSCTGCGLCCKENGYVYFSLEDIKKASDYLNINPLVFISKYLKHSYSLEYHIKVDEENRCPFLDENDKCIIHDAKPKQCRTFPYWNEYTDKNGNLISGKFNRPCPGVRVKNKK
- a CDS encoding HD domain-containing protein, translated to MPEELNIDKYVVLTIDEIKEIKDNLIAHNIPLFRMDKENNIIAFPTEQLSLIVDNPKYSNVKLYAPKTFSHFINEFKLLNTNSAATYIETNKYVFQTPKEAAEEMSRKISEISKMSYNEKVNIIETYNKELKEIKVDEKHTINRNTAQQIVDAGNDVGLIAKVTMFESIKKIKGNEITQDQAKLENQEINDTTTSLVNTIVNMLSKNLETQKVFTELRNFSDGGVMAHSNRVFVSYVNFLAFYNNLIKRRNLIHSIRTSFPTVYKKYYENMTSSSEKYRIYEDFRTLEDCIDNGMRFVEEKEMNLYSIGALLHDIGKVKDLDYFEGESGRDYERIKKHLFNSYTLVSQTSEYSLEVILTVALHHEYYGLGYGPYERLYKLKLEKVPSFQIPRIMSYEAKVIDD
- a CDS encoding chemotaxis protein CheX codes for the protein MFDLDVVNAFSKGTVVILKSYFNSNVGKGSIKIHRNANHVGGVIVFIGINGDLSGRLMFNMSKATAFKLASALNMESITVIDDMFISTIKEFVNMVAGSAINELSTKHIDLDMTPPAILMSDQLSMLERENDQILSICYKTELGEIFMNLIIFNQTPS
- a CDS encoding threonine aldolase family protein; amino-acid sequence: MRVYDLRTDTITKPSDEMRKAIYKAECGDDVYMEDPTVNKLQDMAAEITGKEKAIFVSSGTMGNLIPLLILSSKTRQILLEEESHIVHYELGGVAALAGVLPLPVKAKRGILTKSIIEDYFSPQPYYMSNVNIVEVENSHNRHGGSVYPIEVLKELYSFTKSKNVHMHMDGARVFNASIASKASVKEIASNTDSITFCLSKGLGAPMGAMLCGKKEFIDEAFKIRKLIGGGLRQIGLMAAAGIYALENNIGSLEEDHIKAKKIASAVIESKLGELSLDEVETNIVIAKTQKKSIELVNKLLEKGIKASSFGDYKLRFVTHRDISMKEVEEACDIIKSFKNNI
- the aroF gene encoding 3-deoxy-7-phosphoheptulonate synthase; this translates as MIIVMKANAKEEQVNNITDRLTNLGLGTNKIVGVDCTVIGIVGDTSKVDKELIATLPGVDKVLKVQEPFKRANRAFKKEDTIVDVSGVKIGGEKPVIIAGPCSVESEEQVINIAKSVKASGASILRGGAFKPRTSPYAFQGLALDGLKILKLAKEEVGIPIVSEIVSIRHLEDFENTVDMIQIGARNMQNFELLKEVGKLKKPILLKRGLANTMEEWLMSAEYILDKGNPNVVLCERGIRTFETYTRNTFDVSAIPVIKRMSHLPVIGDPSHASGRAWMALPLTLAAISAGADGMIIEVHNDPEHALCDGAQSIRPETFADVMESVNMISETVSKIKAKHNGRVYTK